Proteins encoded together in one Festucalex cinctus isolate MCC-2025b chromosome 8, RoL_Fcin_1.0, whole genome shotgun sequence window:
- the mapkapk2a gene encoding MAP kinase-activated protein kinase 2 produces MLSNAQNQPIFPNPTGQQNPPGQPNPAGQFLPFLSRPTLQIKKNAITDDYKVTSQVLGLGINGKVLEIFQRKTGDKYALKMLQDCSKARREVELHWRASPCSNIVRIIDVYENLYQSRKCLLIVMECMDGGELFSRIQDRGDQAFTEREASDIMKSIGEAIQYLHAVNIAHRDVKPENLLYSTKRPSALLKLTDFGFAKETTSHNSLATPCYTPYYVAPEVLGPEKYDKSCDMWSLGVIMYILLCGYPPFYSNHGLAISPGMKKRIRMGQYEFPNPEWSDVSEEAKQLIRTLLKTEPTQRMTITEFMNHPWINQSMEVPQTPLHTSRVLKEEKDAWEDVKEEMTSALATMRVDYEQIKIKTIEDSTNPLLTKRRKKASNAMADTQSAAH; encoded by the exons ATGCTATCCAACGCACAGAACCAGCCGATCTTTCCCAATCCGACCGGGCAACAGAATCCACCCGGACAGCCGAACCCCGCGGGCCAGTTTCTCCCCTTCCTGAGCAGACCCACATTACAGATAAAGAAGAACGCCATTACAGACGATTACAAGGTGACCAGTCAGGTGTTGGGGCTTGGAATCAATGGCAAGGTGCTGGAAATCTTCCAGAGGAAGACGGGGGATAAGTATGCACTAAAG ATGCTGCAGGATTGCTCAAAAGCACGCAGAGAAGTGGAGCTCCACTGGAGGGCATCGCCTTGTTCCAACATTGTACGGATTATTGATGTCTATGAGAACCTCTATCAAAGCAGGAAGTGCCTGCTAATTGTCATGGAGTG CATGGATGGGGGTGAACTCTTCAGTCGAATCCAGGACAGAGGAGATCAGGCCTTCACAGAGAGAG AGGCATCTGATATAATGAAGAGCATAGGAGAGGCTATACAATATCTCCATGCTGTCAACATTGCACACAGAGATGTTAAG CCGGAGAATTTACTGTACTCCACCAAGAGGCCCAGCGCTTTGCTCAAACTGACAGACTTCGGCTTTGCAAAGGAAACCACCTCACACAACTCTCTTGCTACTCCCTGCTACACACCTTATTATGTTG CTCCGGAGGTTCTGGGCCcagaaaaatatgacaaatctTGTGACATGTGGTCTTTAGGTGTCATTATGTATATTCT GTTGTGTGGGTATCCCCCTTTTTATTCAAACCACGGTCTAGCCATTTCTCCCGGGATGAAGAAGAGGATTAGGATGGGACAGTACGAGTTTCCCAATCCTGAGTGGTCTGATGTATCAGAAGAAG CTAAACAGCTGATTAGGACCCTCTTAAAGACTGAGCCCACCCAAAGGATGACCATCACAGAGTTCATGAATCACCCCTGGATTAAT CAATCGATGGAGGTTCCTCAAACGCCACTGCACACAAGTCGGGTGTTAAAAGAAGAGAAGGACGCGTGGGAGGATGTCAAG GAGGAAATGACCAGTGCCTTGGCAACCATGAGGGTTGACTATGAGCAAATAAAGATAAAGACCATTGAGGACTCGACCAATCCGCTGCTAACCAAGAGGAGGAAGAAAGCCAGTAACGCAATGGCGGACACTCAGTCTGCTGCTCACTGA